In Blastopirellula sediminis, the following proteins share a genomic window:
- a CDS encoding DUF1559 domain-containing protein: protein MRHTFGPLSLFSQRQTNKGFTLVELLVVIAIIGVLIALLLPAVQQAREAARRISCNNKMKQIGLALHNYHDTFGKFCAGAFYDLPVNVSASNWCSTTGTDAFPARSPWTVCILPFLEQKNLYDQFWHHSTFPTLSNVLAASCPAPNPHATLFYSSNPAFQCPSHPASTADSNSINYFGVQGGGPTAACSNNGDMRVFYTNGAFHISSKNGFRDFTDGSTNVYVVGETKYAQTVEGHPSGAHCSWLSSAKLVADTGSVYTLAGARLQINSVPGDGSTTNTLNTMTQTFGSFHPGGALFLMGDGSVQFQNQTMNLSTYQTLAQIADGLPIGGVNAN, encoded by the coding sequence ATGCGACATACTTTTGGGCCGCTTTCTCTTTTTTCCCAGCGTCAAACCAACAAAGGGTTTACGCTGGTTGAGCTGTTGGTCGTGATCGCGATCATTGGCGTGTTGATCGCGTTGTTGTTACCGGCTGTACAGCAAGCGCGCGAAGCGGCCCGGCGAATCTCTTGCAACAACAAGATGAAACAAATCGGCTTGGCGCTGCACAACTATCATGACACTTTTGGTAAGTTCTGCGCCGGCGCCTTCTATGATCTGCCGGTCAACGTCAGCGCTTCCAACTGGTGCAGCACCACTGGCACCGACGCCTTTCCGGCACGATCGCCGTGGACCGTCTGCATCCTGCCGTTTTTGGAGCAGAAGAATCTCTACGACCAATTCTGGCATCACAGCACGTTTCCGACCCTCAGCAACGTTCTGGCCGCCAGTTGCCCTGCTCCCAATCCGCACGCCACCCTGTTCTATTCGAGTAATCCAGCCTTCCAGTGTCCGTCGCATCCCGCCAGTACGGCTGACTCGAACTCGATCAACTACTTCGGCGTGCAAGGGGGTGGGCCGACGGCCGCTTGCTCGAACAACGGAGACATGCGCGTCTTCTATACCAACGGCGCATTCCACATCAGTTCCAAGAATGGTTTCCGCGACTTTACCGACGGTTCTACCAACGTCTATGTCGTGGGAGAAACCAAGTACGCACAAACGGTGGAAGGACACCCCAGCGGAGCTCACTGCAGCTGGCTCTCCTCCGCCAAACTAGTCGCCGACACCGGGTCGGTTTACACGTTGGCGGGAGCCCGTCTCCAGATCAACTCGGTTCCCGGGGATGGCTCGACGACCAACACGCTGAACACCATGACGCAGACCTTCGGCAGCTTTCATCCAGGGGGAGCATTATTCCTGATGGGGGATGGTTCGGTGCAGTTCCAGAATCAGACGATGAATCTGTCCACTTACCAAACGTTGGCTCAAATCGCCGACGGATTACCGATCGGTGGGGTGAACGCCAATTAG
- a CDS encoding sulfatase-like hydrolase/transferase has translation MIRALLFALSISLLLPTLASAADRPNIVLFLADDLGIECVESYGGLSYKTPNIDRLAKSGMRFTHCFADPYCSPSRAQLLTGRYPLHNGIPRVIFLPDQHREFLDPAKETSVAKLLKEAGYATAMAGKWQLSFLEERDTIAAHGFDEYQAWQIFNKGAKTSRYANPTMRQNGEVVSTPGGYGPDENLAFVTDFIERHQDQPFFVYYACLLPHWPWEPTPDSKDPLTAGKGDGDPKYMADMVSYLDKQVGQVAATLDRLGLRDNTILIFVADNGTDQRLVTNWTDGSIERRIPGGKSHMTDTGTRVPLIVSWPGKVKAGSVNNDLVDLSDLLPTLIELANAKASPQPINGVSFAAQLRGETGTPRTWIHVQKENQRHVRNEQFILNNQGKLRPIVEYGLKEPKPVSPDSSAEAKESHAQLQEAMNAAETFGKRSAP, from the coding sequence ATGATTCGCGCTTTGCTGTTTGCTTTGTCGATCTCGCTACTCCTCCCGACGCTTGCCTCGGCGGCCGATCGTCCCAACATCGTGCTCTTTCTGGCCGATGACCTCGGGATTGAATGCGTCGAGTCGTACGGCGGGCTCTCGTATAAAACGCCCAACATCGATCGCCTGGCGAAAAGCGGGATGCGATTCACGCATTGCTTCGCCGATCCCTACTGCTCCCCTTCTCGCGCCCAACTGCTGACCGGACGTTATCCGCTCCATAACGGCATTCCCCGCGTTATCTTCCTGCCCGACCAGCATCGCGAGTTTCTCGATCCGGCCAAAGAAACGTCGGTCGCCAAGCTGCTGAAAGAGGCAGGCTACGCCACCGCAATGGCCGGCAAATGGCAACTCTCGTTTTTGGAAGAGCGCGACACGATCGCGGCCCACGGCTTTGACGAGTACCAGGCCTGGCAAATCTTCAACAAGGGCGCCAAGACCTCACGCTACGCCAACCCCACGATGCGGCAAAACGGCGAAGTCGTTTCGACCCCTGGCGGATACGGTCCCGACGAGAACCTCGCCTTCGTCACCGACTTCATCGAGCGTCATCAGGATCAACCCTTCTTCGTTTACTACGCCTGTCTGCTGCCGCATTGGCCTTGGGAGCCGACGCCTGACAGTAAAGATCCGCTGACAGCCGGCAAGGGAGATGGCGATCCGAAATATATGGCCGACATGGTCAGCTATTTGGACAAACAAGTCGGACAAGTAGCGGCGACCCTCGACCGACTTGGACTGCGCGACAACACGATCCTGATCTTCGTCGCCGACAACGGAACCGATCAGCGTCTGGTCACCAACTGGACCGACGGCTCGATCGAGCGCCGCATCCCCGGCGGCAAATCGCACATGACCGACACCGGAACCCGCGTCCCTTTGATCGTCAGTTGGCCCGGCAAAGTGAAAGCGGGCAGCGTCAATAATGACCTGGTCGATCTTTCGGATCTGCTGCCGACGCTGATCGAGTTGGCGAACGCCAAGGCCTCGCCGCAACCGATCAACGGCGTCAGTTTCGCAGCGCAGCTCCGGGGCGAAACAGGTACGCCCCGAACATGGATCCACGTGCAGAAAGAAAACCAGCGTCATGTCCGCAACGAGCAGTTCATCCTGAACAACCAGGGGAAGCTGCGACCGATCGTCGAATATGGCTTGAAAGAGCCGAAACCGGTCTCGCCCGATTCGAGCGCGGAAGCGAAAGAATCGCACGCGCAGCTGCAAGAGGCCATGAATGCGGCAGAAACCTTCGGCAAGCGTTCAGCTCCCTAA
- a CDS encoding DUF4303 domain-containing protein, giving the protein MASQPELVDLFYDAAEKAFAAWRAENPTETVFAFVLSTIDDAIYVSGSVNSLESHERRLAERGYDASHEYAADTKWGPWEWENEYIGSEYFQVADQRLGELSEEMGEKKHAKFKKTVTDSMVEALVRLRNSGAISNPGDPIEIALFATIYDSCDAEGLQRRSGKLLNSPELCAEFLEVING; this is encoded by the coding sequence ATGGCCAGCCAACCCGAACTCGTTGATCTTTTTTATGATGCCGCCGAAAAAGCGTTCGCCGCCTGGCGAGCGGAGAATCCAACCGAAACGGTCTTCGCCTTCGTCCTGAGTACGATCGACGACGCGATCTATGTGAGCGGCAGCGTCAACAGTTTGGAGAGCCACGAGCGGCGTCTTGCGGAACGAGGCTACGATGCGTCGCACGAGTACGCGGCTGATACGAAATGGGGGCCGTGGGAATGGGAGAACGAGTATATCGGTAGCGAGTACTTTCAAGTCGCCGACCAGCGTCTGGGCGAATTGTCGGAGGAAATGGGGGAAAAGAAGCATGCCAAATTCAAGAAGACCGTGACCGACTCGATGGTCGAAGCGCTGGTCCGTTTGCGGAACAGCGGCGCCATTTCCAATCCTGGCGATCCGATCGAGATCGCGCTGTTTGCGACCATCTATGATTCTTGCGATGCGGAAGGTCTGCAGCGTCGCTCGGGGAAGCTATTGAATTCGCCGGAACTCTGCGCGGAGTTCCTGGAGGTGATCAACGGGTAG